ATGGCGGCGACATCGTTGTAAAAGGGCGGGCGGACAAATACCCGGCGGCTGGCGGTGTCGTTTTCCGGATTCAGGTCATCGGGCAGGCGGGTCTGAAACCGGACAGTGACGATCCCGGCGGTGTCCGCACGCCAGGAGCGGAAGTTCACTGTTGCCGAATCGCCGGCGTTGAGGTTCGTGACATAGAAGCTGTCACGGTAGGCGGTGCCGATCTCGCAGACGGTCCAGAAGGAGGCGGTGCCGACCGACGGGTTGTAAACCCGGCAGGCAGGGGTGATGCTGGAGGCGGAGTCAACGGTGTCGGCCGGCGTCAGGATCCGGAGGATGCCGACATCGGTTGCCCGGCGCTCGGCGGTGATGGTGAAGTTGTCAATGACAAACCACTGGATTGCGGTTGATTCACCGAGGCAGGCAAAGGCAATCCGGACCCCGCGGCGGTTGGTTGCCCAGCTGAGGTCATAGGTCACCAGACCGGGTTCAATCGTTCTGCCGGTAAGGTCGGCGATTTCAATTGTGAATGGACCGGAGTCGACGGCGCCGTAAATCCGGACATCGGAGATGCCGGTTCCGGGCTGAATGCCGAGGGAACAGCGGAGGGTGATGTTGTAGCAGCCGGTGAAGTCAAGATAGGGTGTGATCAGCCAGTCGTCAATCTCCTCTTCACTGCCGGTGCCGAGTGCGGCATACGGGGTCGGGTTTGCAGACCAGGGGTTGAAGCCCAGATCCGGGGCACGGTGCCAGTCGTTTCGGGAGGTGTCACCGCGGAATTCAATCGTCCAGCCGGCAGGCGGGTTGACCGTTGACCAGGTGCCGTTGAAGTTTTCGGTGATGATGGTCTGCTGGGCAGCGACCGGCAGGGAGATTGCGAACAATATCAGCAACGGGATAAATGGGGGTAATTGCACTACCTTTCTTTTCATTTAAAGCCTCCTTTGGTGCCCAGCAACCGGAGCGTCAAATATTAATGCCGGGAGCGCCGCTCCGGGCTGATGAGCAGTTAACTTTTCAGCGCCGCCATAATATGATAAGCCGGTTTTTTAATTTGTCAATAAAATGGAATAAAAGGAATAGGTCTGATTTGATTTTCTCACAATTATCGGGTATGATTAGCAGCTTGTGAAAGAAGGAAAATTTCCGCCGGTGAAAATTAAGCCGTATTATTGTAAGGTTGCAGGTTTCAACCGTGGTTAATGATTTCAACTCTAAGCAGGAGGAACAATAATGAAGATTTTCATTGACTCAGCCGATATTCGTGAGATTCAGGAGGTGGCGGGCTGGGGAATCCTTGACGGCGTGACCACCAATCCGACACTGGTCAGGAAGACCGGCCGACCGTTCCGGGAGTGTGTGGCTGAGATTCTCAGGGTGGTGGATGGTCCGGTATCGGTGGAGGCGATCGCTCCGGATGCGGAGGGTATGGTCCGGGAAGCGGAGGAGTGGGCAAGACTGGACCCGGCAAAGGTAACAATCAAGATTCCGATGGGGATCGAGGGGCTGAAGGCGGTGCGCGAGCTGGCACGCCGGCAGATCATGACCAATGTGACACTCGTTTTTTCCCCGAATCAGGCACTTTTAGCCTGCCGTGCCGGTGCGACCTTCATCTCGCCGTTCATCGGCAGACTGGATGACATTTCCCATGACGGAATGGAACTGGTGCGGGATATTGCCGCAATGATTGAATACTATGATTTTGCCACGCAGGTGATCGCCGCCAGTATCCGCCATCCGCTCCATGTGATTGAGGCGATGCGGGCAGGCGCTCATATCGCCACCATTCCCTATGATGTGTTGAAGAAGATGGTGCAGCATCCATTGACCGATGCCGGGATCAAAAAGTTCTATGAGGATTATCAGCAGATTCCGAAGGGTAAGGAGGGTTAATGCCGATTGTTGATTCCAGGACCGGTCAGGTAAGAAAAACCTATACCGCGGCCGAGCTGATTCAGGCGGCAAATCTGATGCGTGGTTACAATCTGATTGCGCTGTGTGCCGCCGGTTCCGGCCATGCGGGCGGGACGCTGTCAATCATGGATATCACCGCCGCCCTCTATCTTCAGGTTGCCCGGCATGACCCGCAGAATCCGTTCTGGGAGGACCGGGACCGGATTATCTGGTCAACCGGCCATAAGGCGCCCGCGCTTTACCTCGGGCTGGGGATGGCGGGTTATTTTCCGGTTGAGGATGTGGTGCGACTGCGCAAGCTTTATGCTCCGTATCAGGGACATCCCCACTGGCTGAAGCTGCCCGGGGTGGAAATTTCCTCCGGTTCGCTCGGGCAGGGGCTTTCGGTGGCGGTCGGGATTGCCCTTGCCGCCCGGCTCGACCGCAAGAGTTACCGGGTCTACTGTATCACCGGTGACGGCGAGCATCAGGAGGGGCAGATCTGGGAGGCGGTGATGGAGGCGGGTGCCTTTCACCTGGACAATCTCTGCTGTATCCTCGACAAGAACCGGCTGCAGATTGACGGCTGGGTCAAGGATGTGATGAATATTGACCCGATTGCGGACAAGTACCGTTCCTTCGGCTGGCATGTGATTGAGATTGACGGCCATAACATGCATCAGATTCTCTCCGCATTTGACAAGGCGGCTCAGCACCGGGGTCAGCCGACGGTGATCATCGCCCATACGACCAAGGGTAAGGGTGTCTCCTTCATGGAGAATGTCGCCGGCTGGCACGGCAAGGCACCGAATAAGGCAGAGATGGTCAAGGGACTCCAGGAGCTCGGACTGCACTACCGGATTGATTATGAGAAACTGCTGAAGAAGGCGGAGGAGTATCAGGCAGAGGCAAGCGCCCAGCTGATGGCAAAGGTGCCGAAGTTCTCCCGGGACTATTTCTGGAACCGGCAGGAGAAAATGAAGGTGGAGATGAAGGCAACCCGGTTCGGATTCGGTGAGGCGCTGGAGGAGCAGGGCGATGATCCGCGGGTCTGCTGTATCGGGGCGGACATCTCGAGCTCCATTACCATCTCCCGGTTCTATGAGAAGCATCCGGAGCGGATGGAGCGCTGGATTTCAGTCGGCATTGCGGAACAGTCGGGAACCAATGTTGCCGCCGGGCTGGCAAAGGAGGGGAAACTGCCGGTATTCGGCACCTATGGCGTCTTTGCCGCGGGCAGAAATCTGGATCAGCTGCGGACCACGGTCTGCTACGGCAACTTCAATGTCCTGATCGCCGGTGCCCATGGCGGGGTTTCGGTCGGGCCGGACGGCGCCACCCATCAGGCGCTCGAGGATCTGTTCCAGATCTGCGGACTGCCGAATATGCATGTCTGCGTGCCGGCGGATGCCCTGGAGACCAAGCGGGCGACAACCCATCTCCTGTTTGAAATCAAAGGTCCGAAGTACATCCGGTTTGCCCGGGAAGCGACACCGGTCGTTACAAACGAGCGGACACCGTTTGTGTGGGGGATGCCCAATGTCTACCGTTACCGGGGTGAAAAGGAGCTGTTCATTGATGCCTTTGAGGTGACAACCGCGGACCGTTATGAGAATGAGAAGGAGCAGCTGACGATTGTCGCCTGCGGACCGATGGTGCCGGAGGCGCTGCGTGCCGCCTGGATCCTGAAGGAGGATTTCGGGATTGAGACCCGGGTAATCAATCTCCATACACTCAAGTCACCGTCAACCCATCCGCATGAGACGATTCCCAACCAGAGGTATCTTGTCCAGGCAGCCCTGGAGACCGGAGTGATTCTGACCGCTGAGGAGCATCAGATTGGCGGGCTGGCAAACCGGGTTTCCTATGTCCTGCACACGGCACCGGAACTGTATGGCAAGCCGGTGGCATTCGGAGCCATCGGTGTCAAAGACCGGTTTGGCGAGTCAGGTCAGCCGTGGGAGCTGATGTGGGAATTTGAGGTTTCCGCCGAGCATATTGCCGCCAGGGCACGGGAACTGCTGGCGCTGGTGCAGCAACCAGTGGTTGCGGCGCGGGAGGCTAAAACCGGAGGGGCAAGAAAGCGGACTCCAACCCGGAAGTCCCGGGTGAAAAAGGAAAAGAGCGAATAGAGAGGAGGCGGTATGCGACTGGCAAACCGGATGGAACGGCTGGGCACTGAAACCGCCTTTGATGTGCTCTGCCGGGCAAAGGAGCTGGAGTGCAGCCGGACTGTGATCCATCTGGAGATTGGCGAGCCCGATTTTGCCACTCCCAGGCACATCGTGGAGGCAGCAAAGCAGGCGCTGGATGAGGGCTGGACCCATTACGGTCCTTCTGCCGGACTGCCTGAGCTCCGGGAGGCGATTGCGGACTATGCCGGCAGGATGCGGGGGGTGAAGTTCTTTCCCGAGCAGGTGGTGGTGACGCCGGGTGCCAAGCCGGTGATGGCGTTTGCAATCATGGCGCTGGTGGACACGGGTGATGAGGTGATTTATCCCAATCCCGGCTTTCCGATCTATGAATCAATGATTGAATACATGGGTGGCAGGCCGGTGCCGGTACGGTTGCGGGAGGAGCGTAATTTCCGGCTGGATGCCGAGGAGCTGGCGCAGATGGTCAACAGCCGGACCAAGCTGATTGTGATCAATTCGCCGGCAAACCCGACGGGCGGTGTGCTGACCCGTGAGGACCTGCGGCTGATTGCCGATACCGCACTGAAGCACAATGTCTGGATTCTGGCGGATGAGATTTATTCCGAGATCGTTTATGATCACCCGTTTGAGTCCATTGCCCAGTTCACCGATGTCCATCCCCGGTTGATCATCCTGGACGGTTTTTCCAAGACCTTTGCCATGACCGGCTGGCGCATCGGCTATGGAATCATGCCCAGGGATATGGCGGAGAAGATGGCGCGGATTGAGACCAATATCAACTCCTGTACCGCTACTTTTATTCAGCGTGCCTGTCTGGCAGCACTTCAGGGGCCGAAGGAACCGGTTGAGCAGATGGTGGCGGAGTTCAAGCGGCGCCGGGATTTTATCGTTGACGGACTCAACCGCCTGCCCGGATTCCGCTGTCTCAAGCCGCAGGGTGCCTTCTATGTATTTCCCAATATCGAGGGCACCGGCATGGACTGCAAGGTGCTGGCGGACCGGCTGCTGGAGGAGGAGGGCGTTGCCTGTCTTGCCGGGACCTGTTTCGGCAAATTTGGTGACGGCTTTCTCCGGTTCAGCTATGCCAACTCGATTGAAAATATCGGCGCCGCTCTGGAGCGGATCGCACAGTTTCTGAAGCGGAACCGTTAGTCAGTCGGCGCCAGCAGGGTTCGGCGGCAGGCCGAAAGAAAGTTCAAGCAGGTCTCGGTTTTATAATCCGGATAGGTCCAGGGCAGAGGCTGATAACTACCCTGATGAAAGATCAGCGTAACTTCCGCATATACCTTCGGGGTCAGGGCGATCCGGTGGGAATAGCCCTTGGTGGTGGCAAGCACCAGGTTGTGAAGGGTCAGAATACCCGGATCAAGATTGAGCCGGCGCTTACCATTTTCATCCCGGAACCGGTCCTCAATTTCCATTGTTTTGTCCTTAAGCTGGCTTAACTGGTAAGGCAGAACCGGTGGTTCAAAAAGAAGCCACTGGCGGACCAGGCCCGGACCCATTTCCGGTTCATAATAGCGGGAGAAGTTCCAGCTGATGACCGGGCTGCGGAGCAGGATCGGACCGAAGATATGATTCAGTTCCGGTTCGACGGTATTGATCAGTCCCGGCTGGCGGGCAAGGACCGCCAGAACCAGCCGGGCAGGTTTGGTCATCAGCCCGCGAGTTATTCAGATTCCGGTTCCCGGGCGGCGAGAAATCCGCCCAGCTCCTCAAGCCGGGGCAGCTCATCAAGCGATTCCAGACCGAAGTAGCGCAGAAACTCCCGGGTGGTGCGATAGAGAAACGGGTTGCCAGGACGATGTGCCCGGCCCGCAGTGACAATCAGTCCCCGCTCGAGCAGGGTCAGCAGGGGTGCGGAGCAGTCCACCCCGCGCAGCTGTTCAATCTCGGGCCGGGTGATCGGCTGTTTGTAGGCGATGATTGCCAGTACCTCCAGCGCGGCAGCGGACAGACGCTGGATCCGGGTGTGGGCATAAAGTCTGCGGATCCAGTCGGCATATTCCGGCAGGGTATAGAGCTGATAACCCTGGGCGACGCGGGAGATGCGGAAGGCTCTGCCGGTTTCGGCATAAGTCTGATTGAGCCGGTCAATCGCTTCCCGAACGGCGGTATCATCGGCACCGGTGATTTCTGTCAGCCGGGCAAGGGTAACCGGTGCATCAGCAGCAAAAAGCAGCGCCTCAATTACCGGTTCCAGCGGCTGAGCCACCGGTTCAGTCTTTTCTGCCGGTTCCGGATACTCCATGATTATGACTCCCGGGTAAGGCGGAAGCGGGCGAGCAGGGCGGTAATCGCCAGCCGGAGCTGGGAGCGACGCAGAAAACAGGTAAGCCGGGTGGCGTTGAGGGCAAACGCCTCAAGGTGAATCTGTGCCTGATGAAGAGTGTCAAGAGTGCCCGAGATGATTTCCGGATCGTTGCCGACCCCGGGTCCGACGAGCGAGACCGAAGCCAGGTCATCAGCGATATCCAGTTTCGCCGCCCGGACCTCATTCAGCAGTCCGGTCAGGATTTCCTCGGTCCGTTTCCGGTCCGGTTCCGGAATGATGAAGGAAAGGTCAAAGCGGTTGTTGTGGGCGATGCCGTGGCTGAAGAACAGAACCGGAATCCGGGCGGCAGCGAGCCGGGTGATGACCTGATGGAGACAGCGCTGTTTTTTCGTCACATCAATCAGAGTGATCCGGGCAAGTTTGTGCTGATGGGCAATTGCCCGGACAAACGCCTTTTCCATCTTTACCATTCTTTTTTCCACGACCATGGTACCTCGCTTATGGTTAAATGATGAGCTGATTTTTAAGGGCACGCGGTATTTTTCCGCCAGGGCGCAGGCGCGGGGGTGAATTACCTCCGAGCCGGCCTGAGCAAGTTCTGCCAGTTCGGTAAAGGTGATTTCCTTAAGATGCCGGACCGCAGGAAACTCAAACGGGTTTTCAGTGAAGATGCCGTCAACATCCT
This candidate division WOR-3 bacterium DNA region includes the following protein-coding sequences:
- the scpB gene encoding SMC-Scp complex subunit ScpB, encoding MEYPEPAEKTEPVAQPLEPVIEALLFAADAPVTLARLTEITGADDTAVREAIDRLNQTYAETGRAFRISRVAQGYQLYTLPEYADWIRRLYAHTRIQRLSAAALEVLAIIAYKQPITRPEIEQLRGVDCSAPLLTLLERGLIVTAGRAHRPGNPFLYRTTREFLRYFGLESLDELPRLEELGGFLAAREPESE
- the fsa gene encoding fructose-6-phosphate aldolase; the encoded protein is MKIFIDSADIREIQEVAGWGILDGVTTNPTLVRKTGRPFRECVAEILRVVDGPVSVEAIAPDAEGMVREAEEWARLDPAKVTIKIPMGIEGLKAVRELARRQIMTNVTLVFSPNQALLACRAGATFISPFIGRLDDISHDGMELVRDIAAMIEYYDFATQVIAASIRHPLHVIEAMRAGAHIATIPYDVLKKMVQHPLTDAGIKKFYEDYQQIPKGKEG
- a CDS encoding pyridoxal phosphate-dependent aminotransferase; this encodes MRLANRMERLGTETAFDVLCRAKELECSRTVIHLEIGEPDFATPRHIVEAAKQALDEGWTHYGPSAGLPELREAIADYAGRMRGVKFFPEQVVVTPGAKPVMAFAIMALVDTGDEVIYPNPGFPIYESMIEYMGGRPVPVRLREERNFRLDAEELAQMVNSRTKLIVINSPANPTGGVLTREDLRLIADTALKHNVWILADEIYSEIVYDHPFESIAQFTDVHPRLIILDGFSKTFAMTGWRIGYGIMPRDMAEKMARIETNINSCTATFIQRACLAALQGPKEPVEQMVAEFKRRRDFIVDGLNRLPGFRCLKPQGAFYVFPNIEGTGMDCKVLADRLLEEEGVACLAGTCFGKFGDGFLRFSYANSIENIGAALERIAQFLKRNR
- a CDS encoding transketolase, producing MPIVDSRTGQVRKTYTAAELIQAANLMRGYNLIALCAAGSGHAGGTLSIMDITAALYLQVARHDPQNPFWEDRDRIIWSTGHKAPALYLGLGMAGYFPVEDVVRLRKLYAPYQGHPHWLKLPGVEISSGSLGQGLSVAVGIALAARLDRKSYRVYCITGDGEHQEGQIWEAVMEAGAFHLDNLCCILDKNRLQIDGWVKDVMNIDPIADKYRSFGWHVIEIDGHNMHQILSAFDKAAQHRGQPTVIIAHTTKGKGVSFMENVAGWHGKAPNKAEMVKGLQELGLHYRIDYEKLLKKAEEYQAEASAQLMAKVPKFSRDYFWNRQEKMKVEMKATRFGFGEALEEQGDDPRVCCIGADISSSITISRFYEKHPERMERWISVGIAEQSGTNVAAGLAKEGKLPVFGTYGVFAAGRNLDQLRTTVCYGNFNVLIAGAHGGVSVGPDGATHQALEDLFQICGLPNMHVCVPADALETKRATTHLLFEIKGPKYIRFAREATPVVTNERTPFVWGMPNVYRYRGEKELFIDAFEVTTADRYENEKEQLTIVACGPMVPEALRAAWILKEDFGIETRVINLHTLKSPSTHPHETIPNQRYLVQAALETGVILTAEEHQIGGLANRVSYVLHTAPELYGKPVAFGAIGVKDRFGESGQPWELMWEFEVSAEHIAARARELLALVQQPVVAAREAKTGGARKRTPTRKSRVKKEKSE
- a CDS encoding aspartate kinase — translated: MALIVQKYGGSSVADIERIRNVARRIVARRRRGDRIVVVVSAMGETTDRLLELACAVNPKPNPRELDMLLTAGERQTMALLALAIMGYGIEAQSFTGSQVGIITDRFHTDARIQEIRLFRITDALREGRIPIVAGFQGMSEEREITTLGRGGSDVTAVALAAALRADMCEFYKDVDGIFTENPFEFPAVRHLKEITFTELAELAQAGSEVIHPRACALAEKYRVPLKISSSFNHKRGTMVVEKRMVKMEKAFVRAIAHQHKLARITLIDVTKKQRCLHQVITRLAAARIPVLFFSHGIAHNNRFDLSFIIPEPDRKRTEEILTGLLNEVRAAKLDIADDLASVSLVGPGVGNDPEIISGTLDTLHQAQIHLEAFALNATRLTCFLRRSQLRLAITALLARFRLTRES
- a CDS encoding DUF4416 family protein, with amino-acid sequence MTKPARLVLAVLARQPGLINTVEPELNHIFGPILLRSPVISWNFSRYYEPEMGPGLVRQWLLFEPPVLPYQLSQLKDKTMEIEDRFRDENGKRRLNLDPGILTLHNLVLATTKGYSHRIALTPKVYAEVTLIFHQGSYQPLPWTYPDYKTETCLNFLSACRRTLLAPTD